The Oryctolagus cuniculus chromosome 5, mOryCun1.1, whole genome shotgun sequence genome includes a region encoding these proteins:
- the IL17A gene encoding interleukin-17A has product MSLGRISSVSLLLLLCLVATVKNGIAMPRNPGCPNAEDKNFPQNVKVSLNILNKSVNSRRPSDYYNRSTSPWTLHRNEDRERYPSVIWEAKCRHLGCVNAEGNEDHHMNSVPIQQEILVLRRESQHCPHSFRLEKMLVAVGCTCVTPIIHHMA; this is encoded by the exons ATGTCGCTTGGGAGGATTTCATCTGTG tcactgctgctgctgctgtgtttgGTGGCTACTGTGAAGAATGGAATAGCAATGCCGCGAAATCCAGGATGTCCAAATGCTGAGGACAAGAACTTCCCCCAGAATGTAAAAGTCAGCCTGAACATCCTTAACAAGAGTGTAAATTCCCGAAGGCCTTCAGACTACTACAATCGATCTACTTCACCTTGGACTCTCCA CCGCAACGAGGATCGTGAGAGATATCCCTCTGTGATCTGGGAGGCCAAGTGCCGCCACTTGGGCTGTGTCAATGCTGAAGGGAATGAGGACCACCACATGAACTCTGTCCCAATCCAGCAAGAGATCCTGGTCCTACGCAGGGAGTCCCAGCACTGCCCACACTCATTCCGGCTGGAGAAGATGCTGGTGGCTGTAGGATGCACCTGTGTAACCCCCATCATCCATCACATGGCCTAA